A single region of the Plantactinospora soyae genome encodes:
- a CDS encoding carbohydrate ABC transporter permease — translation MTVDSSPTSAAVAGSPRRPPRMPSGPGRQRGLTIAGVAFRTPYWVFTGAVAVVFLFPLVWTAVASVSPQAGTNQVTGWGFGNYATLADYQAGIWRYLANSAFVSLLTVALTLLISFLGGYAFARFRFPGRNLLFLLTLAILMVPYATLLIPLYVLLNEVGLQNSLVGVALVLTMFQLPFSTFLMRISFEAVPRELDEAAMVDGCSSFSALWRVLVPAVKPGLITVGLFAFLAAWNDFMAPLILINDSERMTLPLAVSNLRGQVQGVVDYGATEAGVVVLALPCIVLFLLLQRHYVRGFMSGALKG, via the coding sequence ATGACCGTGGACTCCAGCCCCACCAGTGCGGCTGTCGCCGGGTCGCCCCGGCGCCCACCGAGGATGCCGAGCGGACCGGGGAGGCAACGCGGCCTCACCATCGCCGGTGTCGCGTTCCGTACGCCGTACTGGGTCTTCACCGGAGCGGTGGCAGTGGTGTTCCTCTTTCCACTGGTGTGGACCGCCGTCGCCTCGGTCTCCCCGCAGGCGGGCACCAACCAGGTGACCGGTTGGGGGTTCGGCAACTACGCCACCCTCGCCGACTACCAGGCCGGCATCTGGCGGTACCTCGCCAACTCGGCCTTCGTCTCACTCCTGACGGTCGCGCTCACGCTGCTGATCTCCTTTCTCGGTGGCTACGCGTTCGCGCGGTTCCGCTTCCCCGGCAGGAACCTGCTGTTCCTGCTCACCCTGGCCATCCTCATGGTGCCGTACGCGACGCTGCTCATCCCGCTCTATGTCCTGCTCAACGAGGTGGGTCTGCAGAACTCGCTGGTCGGTGTCGCCCTGGTGCTCACCATGTTCCAGCTGCCGTTCTCGACCTTCCTGATGCGCATCTCCTTCGAGGCGGTGCCGCGCGAACTCGACGAGGCGGCGATGGTCGACGGCTGCTCGTCGTTCAGCGCGCTGTGGCGGGTACTCGTCCCCGCGGTCAAGCCGGGTCTGATCACCGTGGGGCTGTTCGCGTTCCTCGCCGCGTGGAACGACTTCATGGCGCCGCTGATCCTCATCAACGACTCCGAGCGCATGACGCTGCCGCTGGCCGTGTCCAACCTGCGTGGCCAGGTCCAGGGGGTGGTCGACTACGGCGCGACCGAAGCGGGCGTCGTCGTCCTCGCGCTGCCGTGCATCGTGCTGTTCCTGCTGCTCCAACGACACTACGTGCGCGGCTTCATGTCCGGCGCACTGAAGGGATGA
- a CDS encoding AAA family ATPase, with protein sequence MVTGDAIPVLWLCGPPGVGKTAVGWEIYSELVRSGVQTGYVDIDQLGMCYPEAAGDPARHRMKARNLDGVVAGYRAAGARCVVVSGVVDADHGVHRDELTHLTLTVCRLRAGEEELKRRFVGRQGHEKGLTNALLEAARLDAGAVAEVCVDTSGLTVPEVARRVRDRVDGWPVRSDPPGPPSAPEPAAHGHTVPKGAGADADPAGYVLWLCGATGVGKSTVGFQVYLKVLGAGLTAAYVDLDQLGFCGPTPAGHRVKAQNLAAVWRVYRDAGAQALVMVGPAEDGSALAGYADALAASTVTVCRLHAGRDQLTSRIMLRGQGRGNWSQPGDPLLGRPVPYLRQVADRAAREAETLERAGIGHRIDTDGQAVEDITDAVVARIGWPDRQRQATGPHSPVRSGISGDLIWPSTT encoded by the coding sequence GTGGTGACCGGCGACGCGATTCCGGTGCTGTGGTTGTGCGGCCCTCCGGGGGTCGGGAAGACCGCGGTGGGCTGGGAGATCTACTCGGAGCTGGTCCGGTCCGGGGTCCAGACCGGCTACGTCGACATCGACCAGCTCGGCATGTGCTACCCGGAGGCGGCCGGCGATCCCGCTCGACACCGGATGAAGGCACGCAATCTCGATGGCGTCGTCGCCGGCTACCGCGCGGCCGGGGCCCGGTGTGTCGTGGTCTCCGGCGTTGTCGACGCCGACCATGGCGTGCACCGCGACGAACTGACCCACCTGACGTTGACGGTCTGCCGGTTACGCGCTGGCGAGGAGGAGCTGAAGCGGCGGTTCGTCGGCCGGCAGGGACACGAGAAGGGACTGACGAACGCGTTGCTGGAGGCCGCACGGCTGGATGCCGGGGCCGTCGCCGAGGTCTGCGTGGACACCAGCGGACTGACGGTGCCGGAGGTGGCGCGCCGGGTACGCGACCGCGTCGATGGCTGGCCGGTGCGCAGCGACCCACCCGGACCTCCGTCCGCGCCCGAACCAGCCGCCCACGGCCACACTGTCCCGAAAGGCGCGGGAGCCGACGCGGACCCCGCCGGGTACGTCCTGTGGCTCTGTGGCGCGACCGGTGTCGGCAAGTCCACCGTGGGCTTCCAGGTCTACCTGAAGGTCCTCGGCGCCGGGCTGACCGCCGCGTACGTCGACCTGGACCAGCTCGGCTTCTGCGGCCCCACGCCGGCCGGTCATCGCGTGAAGGCGCAGAACCTCGCGGCCGTGTGGCGGGTCTACCGTGATGCCGGAGCACAGGCGCTGGTCATGGTCGGCCCTGCCGAAGACGGATCCGCCCTCGCCGGGTACGCCGACGCGCTGGCCGCATCGACGGTGACCGTGTGCCGCCTGCACGCCGGACGGGACCAGCTGACCAGCCGGATCATGCTTCGTGGCCAGGGTCGTGGCAACTGGTCACAACCCGGCGATCCGCTGCTGGGCAGGCCCGTCCCGTACCTGCGCCAGGTCGCCGACCGGGCGGCGCGCGAGGCCGAGACCCTGGAACGGGCCGGGATCGGCCACCGGATCGACACCGATGGCCAGGCGGTCGAGGACATCACCGACGCGGTGGTCGCCCGGATCGGATGGCCGGACCGGCAACGACAGGCGACGGGGCCGCACTCCCCCGTCCGATCCGGCATCTCCGGCGACCTGATCTGGCCGAGCACGACGTAG
- a CDS encoding Hsp70 family protein yields MLTAMGVRLGIDFGTTSTVAVLRNGAGAVTPLLFDASPLLGSGVFAGPDTEVLTGADAYRAGLAHPGGFEPHPKRRIDEGTVWLGEREIPVLDLIAAVLARVEREARRVVGAAPATVVLTHPATWGRARTDVLGDAARRAGLGEVTLVPEPIAAAAYFSTVLGRELPEGHAVSVYDLGAGTFDTSVLRRHGTGFDTLAAAGLADLGGVDLDHLVVAHARQLTRDAAVDAWGRLDWPRAPDDQRARRTLWDGARAVKEQLSRHAAADLYVPLVDVTVRLTREEFERAAHPLLERSVEVALTTLRRAGVTREALAGLFLVGGSSRVPLVASLLHRTLGLAPTVIEQPELAVATGSLHLGPAGGTAPDPVAAAEPGPRPAATGAGPAEPPERTDPDPPAFRVHRRSPAVAAAAAALVLLMPTDIALGGVLLVKQGPAGMVFLLGVQMVTTIGWASLRTRRIPRPGWGHVVLIVSTTLVAVPAVVLLFRHMGRSTIPPATAVTVAIMLAVGALLPARPRE; encoded by the coding sequence ATGCTGACCGCCATGGGGGTCCGGCTCGGAATCGACTTCGGCACCACGAGCACGGTGGCGGTACTCCGGAACGGGGCCGGGGCGGTGACCCCGCTGTTGTTCGACGCCTCGCCGTTGCTGGGTTCCGGGGTGTTCGCCGGGCCGGACACCGAGGTGCTGACCGGTGCGGACGCCTACCGGGCGGGGTTGGCGCATCCGGGCGGGTTCGAGCCGCACCCGAAGCGGCGCATCGACGAGGGCACCGTGTGGCTGGGCGAGCGGGAGATCCCGGTGCTGGATCTGATCGCGGCGGTGCTGGCCCGGGTGGAGCGGGAGGCGCGCCGGGTCGTCGGCGCGGCCCCGGCGACGGTGGTGCTGACGCACCCGGCGACGTGGGGCCGGGCCCGGACGGATGTGCTGGGCGACGCGGCGCGGCGGGCCGGGCTGGGCGAGGTGACGCTGGTGCCCGAGCCGATCGCGGCGGCCGCGTACTTCAGCACCGTGCTCGGTCGTGAACTGCCGGAAGGTCATGCGGTGTCGGTCTACGACCTGGGCGCCGGCACCTTCGACACCAGTGTGCTGCGCCGCCACGGCACCGGGTTCGACACGCTCGCCGCCGCCGGCCTGGCCGATCTCGGCGGGGTCGACCTGGATCACCTCGTGGTAGCACACGCCCGGCAACTGACCAGGGACGCGGCCGTCGACGCGTGGGGGCGGTTGGACTGGCCCCGGGCGCCCGACGACCAGCGGGCCCGCAGAACCCTCTGGGACGGCGCCCGGGCGGTCAAGGAGCAGCTGTCCCGCCATGCCGCCGCGGACCTCTACGTCCCGCTCGTCGACGTGACAGTGCGACTGACCCGGGAGGAGTTCGAACGGGCGGCCCACCCGCTACTGGAACGCAGCGTCGAGGTCGCGCTGACGACCCTGCGCCGGGCCGGCGTGACCCGCGAGGCACTGGCCGGGCTGTTCCTCGTCGGCGGCTCCAGCCGCGTTCCGCTCGTGGCGAGCCTGCTGCACCGTACCCTCGGGCTGGCGCCGACCGTGATCGAACAACCGGAGCTGGCGGTGGCCACCGGCAGTCTCCACCTCGGTCCGGCCGGGGGCACCGCGCCGGATCCGGTAGCGGCGGCGGAGCCCGGACCCCGACCCGCCGCCACCGGAGCCGGGCCGGCGGAGCCGCCCGAGCGCACCGACCCGGACCCGCCCGCCTTCCGCGTCCACCGGAGAAGTCCGGCGGTCGCCGCCGCCGCGGCGGCCCTGGTGCTGCTGATGCCGACCGACATCGCGCTCGGCGGCGTGCTCCTGGTGAAGCAGGGGCCGGCGGGCATGGTCTTCCTGCTCGGCGTACAGATGGTCACGACCATCGGATGGGCGTCGCTCCGAACCCGCCGGATTCCCCGACCGGGCTGGGGACACGTCGTCCTGATCGTCTCGACCACCCTGGTGGCGGTACCCGCCGTCGTGCTGTTGTTCCGGCACATGGGCCGCAGCACGATCCCCCCGGCGACCGCGGTCACGGTCGCCATCATGCTCGCCGTCGGCGCGCTGCTGCCCGCCCGACCCCGCGAATAG
- a CDS encoding VOC family protein encodes MGGPTVIHHVQLACPPDSEDALRAFYVGVLGLAEIPKPPVLAARGGCWFRGHGLELHLGVEQDFRPARKAHPGLLVDDLDAWATRLRTAGYGVEFDDDFPGMRRFYSNDCHGNRLEFLQPLA; translated from the coding sequence ATGGGAGGTCCGACCGTGATTCACCACGTGCAGCTCGCCTGCCCACCCGACAGCGAAGACGCCCTGCGTGCCTTCTACGTCGGCGTGCTGGGCCTGGCGGAGATTCCGAAGCCTCCGGTGCTGGCCGCCCGTGGTGGGTGCTGGTTCCGTGGTCACGGCCTCGAGCTGCACCTCGGCGTCGAGCAGGACTTCCGGCCGGCCCGCAAGGCGCACCCGGGCCTACTGGTCGACGATCTCGATGCCTGGGCGACTCGACTGCGGACGGCCGGATACGGCGTCGAGTTCGACGATGACTTCCCCGGCATGCGCCGCTTCTACAGCAACGACTGCCATGGCAACCGACTGGAGTTCCTGCAGCCGCTCGCCTGA
- a CDS encoding glycosyl hydrolase family 95 catalytic domain-containing protein: MDDPVRRRTLRRWTAAGLATALTALLPTWSTTMPASAAPGAVPAASADDALTLWYDEPAADWETQALPIGNGALGGMVFGRVGAETVQFNEKSLWTGGPGSAGGYNFGNWTSPRPNAIAEVQQLINERGRLSPQEVANRLGQPKSGFGSYNTFGDLTLRLSEDPGTVQDYRRELNIGRAIARVSYSDDGVRYTREYFASNPDNVLVVRLSADQPGRVGFTTGVTAPNNRSKSTTASGGRITFAGTLNDNKLKYESQIQVTAEGGTVADGTDGTVTVAGADSATVVLGAGTNYADTYPTYRGPDPHPAVTAAVDRAAAKSYADLVAAHTADHRALFDRVRLNIGQAMPNIPTDDLLRAYRGGDSAADRALEALFFQYGRYLLVASSRAGSLPANLQGVWNNVTNPPWDADYHVNINLQMNYWPAEITNLSETTAPLFDYVDSMVPPGQVTAEQVYGNRGWVVNNETNIYGFTGLHSYPQSFWFPEAGAWLAQHYYEHYRFTRDERFLRDRAYPVMKQLALFWLDELVVDPRDGKLVVSPSYSPENGDFTAGASMSQQIVWELFTNTVEAAGIVGGDAAFRQEVRAALDKLDPGIRVGSWGQLQEWKEDLDNPGDQHRHVSHLFALHPGAQISALKDPELAAAAKVSLNARGDGGTGWSKAWKINFWSRLLDGDHAHKMLTEQLRQSTLANLWDTHPPFQIDGNFGATSGIAEMLLQSQTGEVQILPALPSAWPTGSVSGLRARGDLTVDTSWSGGAATEVAVTAGRDGPVTLRSPLFAGPYRLVDATTGKRVNPDGNGDRATFTARKGHRYVATAGVSFEIDAPATLEAGQSGTVSVTVRASGGATVPASRVKLVLPTGWTGRPGQLQVPRLRPGDSQVYRFTVTPSREAAPGRNRIEARLVHDDWRASGSTAIQLPIPPPCDRPDPANPLVAWDPTSGDTVADRSPYGRTATVQSGAGYVADGPSGSALVLDGTRFLRTAPTTLGFLETATFAAEVKVTTSGSYRRLFDFQPGGDPGTDGVLIDLTPGNQVRFIGSGTGVTSTATLPVNRWIDLVITMDDNGDIVVYVDGQRAGTAKVPDGGIVGCATRELRFAADQDGGQRLTGEVDRMAILPEALPADQVGTWQARAFG; the protein is encoded by the coding sequence ATGGATGACCCTGTCCGGCGCCGCACGCTGCGCCGGTGGACGGCCGCCGGCCTGGCGACCGCGCTGACCGCCCTGCTGCCCACCTGGTCCACCACCATGCCCGCCTCGGCGGCCCCGGGCGCCGTACCGGCCGCCTCGGCCGATGACGCCCTGACCCTCTGGTACGACGAACCCGCCGCCGACTGGGAGACCCAGGCGCTGCCGATCGGCAACGGCGCACTGGGCGGGATGGTCTTCGGCCGGGTCGGCGCCGAAACCGTGCAGTTCAACGAGAAGAGCCTCTGGACCGGCGGGCCCGGCTCGGCCGGTGGCTACAACTTCGGCAACTGGACCTCGCCGCGCCCGAACGCGATCGCCGAGGTCCAACAACTGATCAACGAGCGGGGGCGGCTGAGTCCACAGGAGGTGGCGAACCGGCTCGGCCAGCCGAAGAGCGGGTTCGGGTCGTACAACACCTTCGGTGACCTGACGCTGCGGCTCTCCGAGGATCCCGGCACCGTCCAGGACTACCGCCGTGAACTGAACATCGGCCGGGCCATCGCCCGGGTCAGCTACTCCGACGACGGTGTGCGCTACACCCGGGAGTACTTCGCCAGCAACCCCGACAACGTGCTCGTGGTCCGGCTCAGCGCCGACCAGCCCGGCCGGGTCGGGTTCACCACCGGGGTGACCGCGCCGAACAACCGGTCGAAGAGCACCACCGCCAGCGGCGGCCGGATCACCTTCGCCGGCACGCTCAACGACAACAAACTGAAGTACGAGTCACAGATCCAGGTGACCGCCGAGGGCGGTACGGTCGCCGACGGCACCGACGGCACGGTCACCGTGGCCGGCGCCGACTCGGCCACCGTCGTCCTCGGCGCCGGCACGAACTACGCCGACACCTATCCGACGTACCGGGGACCGGACCCGCATCCGGCGGTCACCGCCGCCGTCGACCGGGCCGCCGCGAAGTCGTACGCCGATCTGGTCGCGGCGCACACCGCCGACCACCGGGCCCTCTTCGACCGGGTACGGCTGAACATCGGCCAGGCGATGCCGAACATCCCGACCGACGACCTGCTCCGCGCCTACCGGGGCGGCGACTCGGCGGCGGACCGCGCGCTGGAGGCGCTCTTCTTCCAGTACGGCCGCTATCTGCTGGTCGCGTCGTCCCGGGCCGGCTCGCTGCCGGCGAACCTCCAGGGCGTGTGGAACAACGTCACCAACCCGCCCTGGGACGCCGACTACCACGTCAACATCAACCTCCAGATGAACTACTGGCCGGCCGAGATCACCAACCTGTCCGAGACCACCGCGCCGCTGTTCGACTACGTGGACTCGATGGTGCCGCCCGGGCAGGTGACGGCGGAGCAGGTCTACGGCAACCGGGGCTGGGTGGTCAACAACGAGACCAACATCTACGGCTTCACCGGCCTGCACAGCTACCCGCAGTCGTTCTGGTTCCCCGAGGCCGGCGCCTGGCTGGCGCAGCACTACTACGAGCACTACCGGTTCACCCGGGACGAGAGGTTCCTGCGGGACCGGGCGTACCCGGTCATGAAGCAGTTGGCGCTCTTCTGGCTCGACGAACTGGTCGTCGATCCGCGCGACGGCAAGCTGGTGGTCTCCCCCAGCTACTCGCCGGAGAACGGCGACTTCACCGCCGGCGCGTCGATGTCCCAGCAGATCGTCTGGGAGCTCTTCACCAACACGGTCGAGGCGGCCGGGATCGTCGGCGGCGACGCCGCGTTCCGTCAGGAGGTCCGGGCCGCGCTGGACAAGCTGGACCCCGGCATCCGGGTCGGCTCCTGGGGGCAGCTCCAGGAGTGGAAGGAGGACCTGGACAACCCGGGCGACCAGCACCGGCACGTGTCGCACCTGTTCGCGCTGCATCCGGGGGCGCAGATCTCCGCGCTGAAGGACCCGGAGCTGGCGGCCGCCGCGAAGGTCTCGCTGAACGCACGTGGCGACGGCGGTACCGGCTGGAGCAAGGCCTGGAAGATCAATTTCTGGTCCCGGCTGCTGGACGGCGACCACGCGCACAAGATGCTGACCGAGCAGCTCCGGCAGAGCACCCTGGCCAACCTCTGGGACACCCACCCGCCGTTCCAGATCGACGGCAACTTCGGCGCCACCTCCGGAATCGCCGAGATGCTGCTACAGAGCCAGACCGGCGAGGTGCAGATCCTGCCGGCGTTGCCGAGCGCCTGGCCCACCGGCTCGGTCTCCGGGCTGCGCGCCCGGGGTGACCTGACCGTCGACACCAGTTGGTCCGGCGGCGCCGCCACCGAGGTCGCCGTCACCGCCGGCCGGGACGGCCCGGTCACGCTGCGCAGCCCGCTCTTCGCCGGCCCGTACCGGCTGGTCGACGCGACGACCGGCAAGCGGGTCAACCCGGACGGCAACGGCGACCGGGCCACCTTCACCGCCCGCAAGGGCCACCGGTACGTCGCCACCGCCGGCGTGAGCTTCGAGATCGACGCACCGGCGACGCTGGAGGCCGGCCAGTCCGGCACGGTCTCGGTGACGGTCCGGGCCTCCGGCGGGGCCACCGTGCCGGCCTCCCGGGTGAAGCTGGTCCTGCCGACCGGCTGGACCGGCCGGCCGGGACAGTTGCAGGTACCCCGACTGCGGCCCGGCGACTCCCAGGTCTACCGGTTCACCGTCACGCCCAGCCGGGAGGCCGCGCCGGGCCGGAACCGGATCGAGGCGCGGCTGGTCCACGACGACTGGCGGGCCTCCGGCAGCACCGCGATCCAGTTGCCGATCCCGCCGCCGTGTGACCGGCCGGACCCGGCGAACCCGCTCGTCGCCTGGGATCCGACGTCCGGGGACACCGTGGCCGACCGGTCGCCGTACGGGCGCACGGCCACGGTGCAGAGCGGTGCCGGGTACGTCGCCGACGGGCCGAGCGGCAGCGCGCTGGTGCTGGACGGCACGCGGTTCCTGCGTACCGCCCCGACCACGCTGGGCTTCCTGGAGACCGCCACCTTCGCCGCCGAGGTCAAGGTGACCACCAGCGGCAGCTATCGGCGGCTGTTCGATTTCCAGCCCGGCGGTGACCCCGGAACGGACGGCGTCCTGATCGACCTCACCCCGGGCAACCAGGTGCGGTTCATCGGCTCCGGCACCGGGGTGACCAGCACCGCGACCCTGCCGGTCAACCGCTGGATCGACCTGGTGATCACGATGGACGACAACGGCGACATCGTCGTCTACGTCGACGGTCAGCGGGCCGGTACGGCGAAGGTGCCGGACGGTGGCATCGTCGGCTGTGCCACGAGGGAACTGCGGTTCGCCGCGGACCAGGACGGCGGCCAGCGGCTCACCGGTGAGGTCGACCGGATGGCCATCCTGCCCGAGGCGCTCCCCGCCGACCAGGTCGGCACCTGGCAGGCCCGCGCCTTCGGCTGA
- a CDS encoding carbohydrate ABC transporter permease yields the protein MNVDAPSRTSSATTRGGFRPSRRQALLGWIYATPTAVFVVALFLVPLLLVIKMSLSRWPLLSGDQGPNAPDNFTKAIDHRFFTDSVVFTIKYTVIATVLLLLLGLGMALLVQESSRWNNLLRASFLVPSALGLASASLLFYVLYSPYASPFAPVMESLGITFLGSPNAALFSTVFLIVWRYAGFYMVLMLVGLQSIPADVFEAARSDGATRWQTFRSITLPLLRPTLALTTVLCVTGSLLAFEQFYILTKGGPDNSTITVVQLIYMIAFQGQNDLGVAAALSVIVLAALVLINALQLRAFRSEEN from the coding sequence ATGAATGTCGACGCACCGTCGCGCACATCCAGTGCGACGACGCGGGGCGGCTTCCGTCCCAGCCGCCGCCAGGCCCTGCTCGGCTGGATCTACGCCACGCCGACCGCGGTGTTCGTGGTGGCGCTGTTCCTGGTGCCCCTGCTACTCGTCATCAAGATGTCGCTGTCGAGATGGCCGCTTCTCAGCGGCGACCAGGGACCCAACGCGCCGGACAACTTCACCAAGGCGATCGACCACCGCTTCTTCACCGACTCGGTGGTCTTCACGATCAAGTACACGGTGATCGCGACCGTGCTGCTGCTGCTCCTCGGCCTGGGGATGGCGCTGCTCGTCCAGGAGTCCAGCCGGTGGAACAACCTGCTCCGGGCGTCGTTCCTGGTTCCCAGCGCACTCGGGTTGGCCTCGGCGTCCCTGCTGTTCTACGTGCTCTACTCGCCCTATGCGAGCCCGTTCGCGCCGGTGATGGAGAGCCTCGGCATCACCTTCCTCGGCTCGCCGAACGCGGCGCTCTTCTCGACCGTGTTCCTCATCGTCTGGCGCTACGCCGGCTTCTACATGGTGCTCATGCTGGTCGGGCTGCAGAGCATCCCGGCGGACGTGTTCGAGGCGGCGCGCTCGGACGGCGCGACCCGCTGGCAGACCTTCCGGAGCATCACCCTGCCGCTGCTCCGTCCGACGCTGGCGCTGACGACCGTGCTCTGCGTGACCGGATCCCTGCTCGCCTTCGAGCAGTTCTACATCCTCACCAAGGGCGGCCCGGACAACAGCACCATCACCGTGGTGCAGCTCATCTACATGATCGCGTTCCAGGGCCAGAACGACCTCGGCGTCGCCGCGGCGCTCTCGGTCATCGTGCTGGCGGCTCTGGTCCTCATCAACGCGCTGCAACTGCGCGCCTTCCGGTCCGAGGAGAACTGA
- a CDS encoding ABC transporter substrate-binding protein, translating into MRRTSGRRTALRSLAGVLAVTLVLSVAACGDDSPGDQGGAAQAGPNGVDDGSELTLWTRAPLEKQAKLLVEAYNAGHKNKVKLTVVPNDDYVAKVGAAAGSDSLPDLFAADIVYVPNWVNQGLFQDLSSNIDGLSFKDSVNKGHLAAGTQDGRKHVLPFVLDLSMLFWNKQLFKDAGLDPEKAPASMVEYAAAAKAVQAMKKDGVYGTAAGLNCGGCLVFTWFPSIWAAGNEVLSEDGRESKLADDTAKKVYDIWADLWRSGAVLPASSGETGPTWTAAFTEGKVGLMLYPATLLSSTPFDAGVAGIPGPDGGASTFVGGDGIGVSKDSKKATQAWNFLSWMMSEEAQVEVLAKNKDVVSRSDLAKNKYATADPRLVTINEVAGKGDTPVAMNFQQAFNAPNSPWLTLVRNQVLNASGDTQKDNSEITAVLKQ; encoded by the coding sequence ATGAGAAGAACATCGGGCCGACGGACCGCTCTGCGGTCGTTGGCCGGAGTCCTTGCGGTGACGCTGGTGCTCAGCGTGGCGGCCTGCGGTGACGACAGCCCGGGGGACCAGGGCGGCGCGGCTCAGGCCGGCCCCAACGGAGTGGACGACGGCAGCGAGCTGACGCTGTGGACCCGGGCCCCGCTGGAGAAGCAGGCGAAGCTTCTCGTCGAGGCGTACAACGCAGGCCACAAGAACAAGGTCAAGCTGACCGTCGTCCCCAACGACGACTACGTCGCGAAGGTGGGCGCGGCGGCGGGCTCCGACAGCCTGCCGGACCTCTTCGCCGCGGACATCGTCTACGTGCCGAACTGGGTCAACCAGGGACTGTTCCAGGATCTCAGCTCGAACATCGACGGACTCAGCTTCAAGGACTCCGTCAACAAGGGCCACCTCGCGGCCGGTACGCAGGACGGCAGGAAGCACGTGCTGCCGTTCGTACTCGACCTGTCGATGCTGTTCTGGAACAAGCAGCTGTTCAAGGATGCCGGGCTGGACCCGGAGAAGGCGCCCGCGAGCATGGTGGAGTACGCCGCGGCGGCCAAGGCGGTCCAGGCGATGAAGAAGGACGGCGTCTACGGCACGGCGGCCGGTCTGAACTGCGGCGGTTGCCTGGTCTTCACGTGGTTCCCCTCCATCTGGGCCGCCGGCAACGAGGTGCTCAGTGAGGATGGCAGGGAGTCCAAGCTGGCCGACGACACCGCCAAGAAGGTGTACGACATCTGGGCCGACCTGTGGCGGTCGGGTGCCGTCCTGCCGGCCTCGTCCGGAGAGACGGGACCGACCTGGACGGCGGCGTTCACCGAGGGCAAGGTCGGCCTGATGCTCTACCCCGCGACGCTGCTCTCTTCCACGCCGTTCGATGCCGGCGTCGCCGGTATCCCCGGCCCCGACGGTGGTGCGTCGACCTTCGTCGGCGGCGACGGCATCGGCGTGTCGAAGGACTCGAAGAAGGCCACCCAGGCCTGGAACTTCCTCAGCTGGATGATGTCCGAGGAGGCCCAGGTGGAGGTGCTGGCGAAGAACAAGGACGTGGTGTCCCGCTCCGACCTGGCGAAGAACAAGTACGCCACCGCGGACCCGCGCCTGGTCACCATCAACGAGGTGGCCGGCAAGGGTGACACCCCGGTCGCGATGAACTTCCAGCAGGCGTTCAACGCACCGAACAGTCCCTGGCTGACCCTCGTGCGCAACCAGGTGCTCAACGCCAGCGGCGACACCCAGAAGGACAACAGCGAGATCACCGCCGTACTCAAGCAGTAG